A DNA window from Aureibaculum sp. 2308TA14-22 contains the following coding sequences:
- a CDS encoding SDR family NAD(P)-dependent oxidoreductase, with protein MKKIIIIGGSKGIGKAILQTLLEKSEVINISRTPSDVNHKNLSQYQCNVLEDELPKIAEVDSLIYCPGSINLKPISRLNLEDFKDDFNINVLGAVRVIKKYLPQLKKGNNPSVLLFSTVAVKLGMPFHASIAVAKGGVEGLVKSLAAELAPTVRVNAIAPTVTDTGLADKLLRNDKMKEKMIDRHPLKKYLNPQEVADMAEFLISDKTASISGQIFEMDCGIVSLKI; from the coding sequence ATGAAAAAAATAATAATTATTGGAGGAAGCAAAGGTATTGGTAAAGCTATTCTACAAACTTTACTAGAAAAGTCTGAAGTTATAAATATAAGTAGAACACCTTCTGACGTTAATCATAAAAATTTAAGTCAATACCAATGCAATGTGTTAGAAGATGAATTGCCAAAAATAGCGGAAGTAGATTCTTTAATTTATTGCCCAGGGAGTATCAATCTAAAACCAATTTCAAGATTGAATTTAGAAGATTTTAAAGATGACTTTAATATTAATGTTTTAGGTGCAGTACGCGTTATTAAAAAGTATTTGCCTCAATTAAAAAAAGGAAATAATCCTTCGGTATTGCTTTTTAGTACAGTAGCAGTAAAATTGGGTATGCCTTTTCATGCCAGTATTGCAGTAGCTAAGGGTGGAGTAGAAGGGCTCGTGAAATCGTTAGCGGCCGAGTTAGCACCAACTGTAAGGGTAAATGCTATAGCTCCTACGGTTACTGATACAGGTTTGGCTGATAAGCTATTACGTAATGATAAAATGAAAGAAAAAATGATTGATAGACATCCATTGAAAAAGTACTTAAACCCACAAGAAGTTGCAGATATGGCTGAATTTTTAATATCAGATAAGACCGCTTCAATATCTGGGCAAATTTTTGAAATGGATTGCGGCATAGTCTCGCTTAAAATTTAA
- a CDS encoding TspO/MBR family protein — translation MKYSLIVVVFLVINFGALAIGSWLMDNGPQTDWYLSLNKAPWTPPGWVFGAAWTTIMICFSIYMAQLYSNDKSFMVIALFIVQVVLNVSWNFVFFNQHNAGFALIIIISLTLLLIYFLIGFYDQMKLISLLLVPYVLWLLIATSLNYYVYANN, via the coding sequence ATGAAGTACAGTTTAATAGTAGTCGTCTTTTTAGTTATCAACTTTGGAGCCTTGGCCATTGGAAGTTGGTTAATGGATAATGGCCCCCAAACAGATTGGTATTTAAGTTTAAATAAAGCACCATGGACACCACCAGGATGGGTTTTTGGAGCGGCTTGGACAACAATAATGATTTGTTTTTCAATATATATGGCACAACTATACAGCAATGATAAATCGTTCATGGTAATAGCTTTATTTATAGTACAAGTAGTTTTGAACGTCAGTTGGAATTTTGTGTTTTTCAATCAGCATAACGCCGGTTTTGCACTCATAATAATAATCTCACTAACACTTTTATTGATATACTTTCTAATTGGTTTTTATGACCAAATGAAATTGATAAGTTTATTACTAGTTCCTTATGTTTTATGGCTTTTAATTGCCACATCACTCAATTATTATGTTTATGCAAATAACTAA